A genomic window from Nitrospirota bacterium includes:
- the acpS gene encoding holo-ACP synthase: MIKICDSVIISGGGIKIVIIGTGIDIVSIDRIKKAEERWGRRFLERVFAGDELTYLLNHKLPHTHLAGRFAAKEATVKAFGTGFTRGITWKDIEVVKRPNGKPDIALHGKLRTLSETLFVKNIHLSISHDGGFAISQVIIEN; this comes from the coding sequence TTGATTAAGATATGTGATTCTGTCATAATTTCCGGCGGGGGAATCAAGATAGTGATCATCGGTACAGGCATAGACATTGTCTCAATAGACCGCATAAAAAAAGCTGAGGAGCGATGGGGCAGGAGATTTCTTGAGAGGGTGTTTGCAGGAGATGAACTTACATACCTTCTGAATCACAAACTGCCGCATACTCACCTTGCCGGCCGCTTTGCAGCTAAAGAAGCAACAGTAAAGGCATTCGGCACAGGATTCACTAGAGGTATCACATGGAAGGATATTGAGGTGGTAAAAAGGCCGAACGGAAAACCTGATATTGCACTTCATGGAAAATTAAGAACACTATCAGAAACTTTGTTCGTAAAAAACATCCACCTCAGCATCAGCCATGACGGGGGTTTTGCAATATCACAAGTAATTATAGAAAATTAG